A window of Haloarcula taiwanensis genomic DNA:
TCAGCAAGCTCCCAGAACGTCATTGTCGACAGCTCTCCGTCGGTCCCGACCTGATAGAGTGCGACCTGGCCTCGGTCTGTCGCGTGTCGGTCAGCGACTTCGTGCCCGATGTTCAAGCTATCCGGTGCGTCCCAGTCCGCTTCTGCGTAGATATCGTCCCACGTGAACTCTTGCCGTGCTGTGTCGTAGTCGGGGAGGTTGTGGCTGGTCGCCATACACCGCTCGGGATACCGGTATCTGGTATAACTGTACCGGTTAGTTTTTACAGATAATATATTGAATATATTTTACTTTCACTCCCACAAAGGAAGTATACGCTTGCTGTATTGCGTAAACAGAACTGATTACTACATATTTAAATGTATACACACTCGGGAAACACGTTCAGTGGGACGATTCGTTTTCAGTCCTCACTCCGGAAGCGATATCTGAGTCGTCCCACAGGACACGAGCCATGTCGCGGACGCTGCTTGGGAACGAGTTCTCGAACGTGACTCGCGGCGCGATGTACGTTTCTTTCCAGCGTGGGTCCCACGCCGCATTCACGTACAGACGCGAACCGGTTTCGTTGTTCTGTCGATAGTGCGGCCGTGTCGCCGCCGGCGCATCCGACTCGCTGAACGTCCAGTCGCGAGCCGGATGAGATTTCAGCCAGACATCGGCCAGAACGCGGCCGAAGTCCTGTGGCGGAACGTCTTCGTCGACGATAACCACCGTGTCGAAAAGCGACGAGAACGAAAAGAGGATGTTCGCGAGTTGCCACTCGAACCCGCCGTACAGTATGTCACTGGCCACGAAGCAGATGCCGAGTTCGGCCTCTGCCGGTAACATAACCCATTCCACTGGCGAGATACCCCAGTAGTTGTTGACCCGGTGATAGAGCGTTGCGGCGGTCACAAGCCCTGTGAGCTGGCTATCATCCGCGAGCGGGCAACCGACCGGAGAGATAGGAATGACAGGGTTTTCAGTAGCGCGGACGCTCTCGACCGCCAACGAGAGCGGCCCGCTCGCAACGACGTACTCCCAGCCTTCTCGACGGTCAGAGCGGAAGTCAGGCTGGCGGTCCGCAACCGTCGTCTCGATGACGACCTCCGTCGCACTCGGGACGAGTCCGCCGTTGGTCGGGACGAGCGGGACAGTTCCGGTTACCCCACA
This region includes:
- a CDS encoding prenyl carboxy-lyase is translated as MIPFTQYVRGLAGDDDLVRLDGPFEIPVDALAAEALRASGPALRFQRSTGIDLVSGVFSGPDQTQHREARPWSRLSLGLGLDPEAPLVDLLETIGDLGPAGENPEPTYTGQAASGTDIDGQDLQFPQGETETWPTVTLGVASISTADGTHWAPVHGSVVSGDTLRVRVPDALSSLVADGATMTIALGVPPAAITTAYLLAVTEQTATPIQSCGVTGTVPLVPTNGGLVPSATEVVIETTVADRQPDFRSDRREGWEYVVASGPLSLAVESVRATENPVIPISPVGCPLADDSQLTGLVTAATLYHRVNNYWGISPVEWVMLPAEAELGICFVASDILYGGFEWQLANILFSFSSLFDTVVIVDEDVPPQDFGRVLADVWLKSHPARDWTFSESDAPAATRPHYRQNNETGSRLYVNAAWDPRWKETYIAPRVTFENSFPSSVRDMARVLWDDSDIASGVRTENESSH